A stretch of DNA from Glycine max cultivar Williams 82 chromosome 18, Glycine_max_v4.0, whole genome shotgun sequence:
ATAGGAATGGATAATACCTCCTATTGGTAATAAAACATAACCATTGATCACAATAATAAGAGCCCCCAAAATAGAATGTTAATATATTGAATGGGGTGatgtatttctttttcattgttcaagaggaaattgctaaatacacccccaacccttactttttttaagttctttttACAAAACAACCCTAAAGTTCCTTCAATCAATCTACCTCATTCTAGATTTCAGTTTCTGGTGAgggtaattttagaaaaaaaaaaaagttaaaaagggGTGCAGAAGTATAAAGGAAGGTGCAATTAATAATTTGATGCAATTTGTGTTGTAATTCCGTGATTCCTTAGTGTTGTAATTTTTGTAACATGCGAATCCTGATTTCATTGTGTTATAGACATTGTAGGTGGCAAAGAGAGGTTGCCAATATTGGAGGAAAAAAGGCATAGGGTATTTCGATATTTGTGCATTAATGGCAGGGGACATTATAATTCCCTTAAATCTGGGGCCAGATTTTTGGTTAACTTATTGCTTAAGGCCTTGTTTGTATGACGATTGATATGAATCTGATGGAAGTTGAACTGCTAGCCCAATAAAGTTAGTAACATAGTAagataaatagtaaaatattatctgaggagtcaaattttcaTCTAATTATATTCACCGTTGAAAAAAgcattatatttgtataatatgtGGTTGAAATGTTTATAACTTTGTTGTATAGTATAGTTATTATGATATTATCATTATAAtaccaattaaaatatttactataaaatgattatttgtgtttattttcaatagtataaattgttttaatattcaaatattattaaagtttaaatatgatttgtCCTTTAAATTTGACGAATTTTTTGTATTGATTCTCCAATTAgaaattgtgttttgtgtatgtTGCTTTTAGCCccttaaaaattgattttatttagagGAGTGAAAAGCTTTTTTAATGTTCTAATTGAGTATTGTGTGCTAAAAACATGAGTAACTACCCTTTTTGTCCCAAAAAGCTATTTTGCGCTAAAAACATGAATAAGTATGCTTTTTTGTCCCTAAAAGTGATAGATGTTAACAAATTCATCCCTCAAAtatggaaaattaaaatttagttattaaatataaaaaagtgtgacaaaaatgttttgtttatgcaaattatgtttgttttgtgttttatCTTTACTGTGAGTCTTTGTTACAAAAATGATCACGTGGCAAAAGGAGGAATCTGTGAAATTGGTGCAGCTAAAACAGGAACATGAGGGGGAGGTATGGACTCGCCTCTAGCCTCAAAATTGACAAAAGGAGGATTCAGCATGAAATTAtcattcttctctttttttttctgtaacaTCTAGAGCAATTGTGTCGACATGGATGTTTTActagaaaataaatgaataagtaCAAAGGGTTGAATGATAAGAGAGGTAGTCAATAGAGAAAGTGAGATACCTTTTTAGCATCATCTTCACCATCCTTAGAGGCGATCGATCATCTTCCTTCATTTCGGTTAGGAAAAAGGAGCAATTGACTTCATTCTCCGCAGAAGAAATATTAATGAATATATGTTGATAACATCAGAAGGCAAGATCTTACCAAAATcccaacaatataataaaataataaaataatatattttcaaatattatttaggatttattatctttttaattcctaaattttttaagatttatgtTTATAATCCTTTGAACTTTATCTTAATGCTCAACTTCTCATACctttttttcatctttacttttaatatcttaaaagaAGCTAAaagtaataatgaaaaaaaaagagttaagagCCGAAAgtaactaacaaaaaaaagttaaaagaagttgactaatttaaaaaagttgaaagactataaataaaaattaaaaaaaattagacactaaaagaagaataaaccctattgtttgttttggtggccaatattacataaaaaatactagctcttttatttttatcaatgatAATGTTTAGAAATAATGAATtcagaaatatatatttttagagtttaataaatatgtattgaaagtataatttttttatacaattaaataatattaaataaatattaatataattttaaagtaatcatTATAAAactatcacacacacacacacacatatatatatatatatatatatatatatatatatatataattgtgttaattatatgttatttattttttattaaataatgataatgaaaacaattactctatcttttataattattaatttttcaactaactgtgtatttattattgttgactATTAGATGGAAAAGGAGAAAGACAATTTCACACTCACAAGAGATGAACGAGGAAAAGGGGGCCAACAAAATGTACACTCCAAAATATATTGGCCAGAAAGACGCGCGATATATAGAAAGACGATAATTAACACTAGTgttaattcataatatttatattaataatttaactttacatgcataacatcattttcttttccagtaaataacattttttaaataatgatatgCGTGCAATAAATTCTAACAAATTtagaattcttttttatatttgtttgaataatattatctagtttctttcatattattttaaatctttcttttattacatgaattattgtaaaaaaattaggtaAGAAATaggtttatcttttttattttttgataagcGGTTTATCCTTTTCTTTACATTGATGTTAAacatagtttaattttaaataaggtATGgtagaataataatataatatacaaatatattttttagaatatacTATCTTTTTTAGTAGGAGTAAGCAGAAATACTTTACCCGAGAGTGATTGTGCAACCCGCATCATTAAACAAAGAATTGTTGAAAAGGTGCAGAGTTGGTTGCATAGCTGCATTGTTGACTTGTAGTAGATGTACTCTTAGATCTTTGTGTTGAGCATTGCACGGGTTACATGTTATTAAATTTGAgagtttatttataaatttagatttataaatttgtaagagtttattttatatataaataataaaatatttataaataatatattaattaaatattttaacaataaaatagaataaaataataaattataaattttataatacttaaataattaagTCTAATAATACATCATTATTAGATAAAACTTGTCAATGTTATAGTACTGATAGATTATTTTCATCTAggatttaatgttattagaaaATAAGGATTTGATGTTACTAatggtgataatttttttattcagaaaTAACACACTAAATGAAAGTATGTTGAACATTAAACAAACAGAACATAATCTATATtttagtctaatttttttaatttattgactcGTTAACTCGATAGTAAACTCAAAAGTCTACCAAATTTATTCAGAGTTTATAAGATTTATCTAGaatctactaaaaaaagagtttagaCACGAATTAACTTGTGGAGGATGAGTGAACTtctatatatttataagaattagcgagttaactcgagagtttgacATGCATCCCATTAAACTTGTAGATTAAAGCATtgtgatttttatctttatctattCAAATAACAtcctaaattttatttaatcaagattattttattttattaaaggtTAACCATTAAACCTTCTCCCTATTTGCAACCGAGCATTGACTGGACGATTACGCGCCATGGACTTTCCTGGTCGATTTTCAGCGGATTGTGTGTTTTGAACTCAAACCTGACCGTAGCTCACCCGTTTTTTTAAGTAgctaataaactttttaaaatttgtgtttttagtctctttaactttttcttttggttactTTTAATCCCTtcccaaaaattaaaagtaaagacaaaaaaaattaagaatgctaaccagtaaaaaaaagtttaatgattaaaaacaaaattcatgaaaaaattacatgctaaaatgagaataaaccctattatttgttattgttgcctatattaaatgaaaaaaatactagttCTTTTATCCTTTTGTCAATAATATTGTTCAAAAACAGACTTCAAATACATAATTTTAGagtttaataaatatgtattgTGAGTGCAAAAGTTTTTATAgaatcaaataatataaaatgatcattaatataatttttaaaacaacaattgtaaaatatatatatatatatatatatatatatagatatatatgatTGTATTAATGCATGtgttatctattttattttttatttttgttattaaataaaaataataacttctCGTTTTATAATTATCAATCTTTCAACTACctgtttattcttttattattgactGTTAGTTAGGAATGACGAAAGATAATTTGACAGTGACAACAACAGATGCATGAGGGAAAGGGCACCAACAAATTAAGGTACCATAATAGAGTGAAAATGTgagtatttagttttttttaaatagaaagaATAGGACAAAAAAAGACGGAATGAACAACTATTCATTTCTCCTTATTTTATGAGACTTCGttcttctcttatttttacTGTCCAAActcataatattttcatttcccTTCGGTTttcactctttcttttctctGTTTTGAAAATTGACCTGTAACCAACTGATTAGATTAGAAAATCAGGGAATGGATCATGCAACAGTTCAAATACAGCGTAGAACCGCCctaaggaaaaactgatcaaatAACTGACAAATTAGACAAAAATCGGAAAACCCAGTCAAAATAGATcaaaacatgattttcaatagggtgaatgaaaaaaatgcttAATAGAGCATCACTCTGACTTGTTATCTTTACTGTGAAAtcgtatattaaaatatgatttatttattttcataatttttttaaaaatacctactatgataattttttaaaaatatgtccaTTTTCATAATTAACCTTTATTCATGCTTATTGGTACCGCGCGAAATGTAATATCAATAACACTACTGTTTAGAAATCACAACTTAatatcatcttttatttttatttttatttatgatgacaatattaaaaaaatgtaatattatcGTCATATATTTCAACTACCATTTTTTCAACGAATTGACGGAAACGACCAATGAggggcaattttttttttaaatttaaaatttgagggtaaatttcaaattaatatgcAAAAGGAGTAAATCGAAataaatatgacttttaaattgAAACTCATAACATTTTTTACGTCTTCTATTCTCTTTTTTGTATTGGAGTATAAAATTTTACGActtctattttattaatatgactttaaaataataaggtttttaatttattttatttatgactttaaagtcattaattttaatttttttttactataaagtagtaaaacttcaattttttattgaagccgtaaattaatttatgactgtaattttttattttaaaattataaatagtttttatattaattatttaataaattaatgtgtattttatttttttagttttatttaatatttttatatgaatttatttaatattttttatatttggatCTATATTATATATCTGATCCTAAAAAGCCAATGATAAACATAAGAAATGTCAGCGTCCATACAAATAAATTGATGACtaatcttatttttactttttagttttatatttatgtttaatttgtacggttcattttatgtttttatgttaatgtattatgttatttttattattaaattattttctattgttaatattaaaataatttatataataaaattaattttgtaacaaaatattttaatattttgtgttaAACAAATATGTAATgcactttaatatttttatttaaattcaagacttttacattatttttttaatttacaaaacaaataataatccttaacaataataaaaaatatagaaaatatattaaataaaataatataaaaatattaaataaaatcatatcaaataaatataaaaaatattaaataaaactaaaaaaagtaaaagatacattaattcattaagtaattaaaataaaaaaatcttacaactttaaaatcatatttaaaaaaaaattaaagtcataaaatattttatgactttaatgaaaaaaataaaagtcataacaaattataaattattaatttaaattttacttccaaataatacattttaaacaaaaattgtcCCTCATTGATGTATCCCCGAATTGACCGTGACAAGAGATAATGCATTATAAAAAGGAGCAAATGAAATAAACAGAACGTGTGGACGTACACTTTCTTTTAGCTCTTTGTTAAGTTTCTAATCCTAGAGCTTGTTCTGAAATGGCTAGAACCGAAGAAAAGCTTCACATTGTAATGTTTCCATGGCTAGCCTTCGGACACTTAATCCCAAACCTTGAACTGGCCAAACTCATTGCTCAAAAGGGTCACAATATCAGTTTCGTGTCCACCCCAAGAAACATAGAgcgtctccccaaactgtccccAAACCTGGCTTCATTCATCAAATTTGTGAAGCTTCCACTGCCCAAAGTGGACAAACTTCCAGAAAACGCAGAAGCCACCACTGATGTTCCCTACGACGTCGTTCAGTATCTCAAAAAAGCCTACGACGATTTGGAAGAACCCTTGACCCGTTTTCTCGAATCTTCCAAAGTTGATTGGCTCTTCTACGACTTAATTCCCTTCTGGGCAGGTACTGTGGCTTCTAAACTTGGTATAAAGAGCGCCTTTTACAGCATTTGTACTCCACCGTGTATGGGCTTCCTTGGTCCTCCTTCAGTTCTCATGGGTGAAGATCCCGTCCGGACAAAACTCAAAGGTTTCACCGTTACTCCGCCGTGGATCTCTTTTCCGACTACCGTGGCATATCGATACTTCGAGATGATGAGAAACTCTGACGCCGTCTCCGATAATGACTCCGGAATTTCTGACATGTACCGTTTTGGTGCGGTTATCAAGAACTGTGATATTGTAGTGATTAGAGGGTGTACCGAGTTCGAACCAGAGTGGTTTCAAGTGTTGGAGAACATTTATCAGAAACCGGTTCTTCCTGTGGGTCAACTCATCAACAGAGAGTTTGAGGGAGACGAGGATAACATCACCACGTGGCAGTGGATGAAGGATTGGTTAGACAAGCAACCATGCGGGAGTGTGGTGTACGTGGCCTTTGGAAGCGAAGCAAAACCAAGTCAAGATGAAGTGACACAGATAGCTCTAGGTTTGGAGGAATCAAAGACTCGGTTTTTCTGGGTGCTTAGGGTTCAACGTGGGCCATGGGACCCAGATGTGTTACGGTTACCAGAAGGGTTCGAAGAGCGAACCAAAGGGCGTGGAATAGTGTGCACCAGTTGGGCACCACAGTTGAAGATACTGAGCCACGTAGCAGTTGGTGGGTTTTTGACTCATTCTGGTTGGACCTCTGTAGTGGAGGCTGTTCAGAACGAGAAACCTCTGATTTTGTTAGCATTTCTTGCAGACCAAGGGTTGAACGCAAGAGTGTtggaagagaagaagatgggGTATTCGGTTCCTCGGGACGAACGTGATGGGTCGATCACGAGTGACGCGATCGCTAACTCAATAAGGTTGGTTATGGTTGAGGATGAAGGAAGGGTCTACAGGGAGAAGATTAAAGAGGTGAAGGATTTATTTGTCAATACTGTCAGACAAGAAAAATATATCGATGAATTACTACACTACCTTAGTAGGAATCTTTCGAATTGTTAATCTTGTTGGTGTTGGTTTCGCTTGAGCCTCTACTAAATTTGTTGTCGAAGAAATAAGATATGGTCTTAATTACCATGGTTTGTGTGGTTTGTCTGTGTTGCTTATATGGTGGcgcaaaaaataacattatcttCAAAGGCGAGGAAGTATGTAAAGGacatcataaaatttaaatcatgtTCTTGGTTAACACCTCATATGAagggtttctatttttgttgtttagatGGCTTTTGAATGATATGGTCTTACAGGGCCGGAACCACGTTATGGCTGTGCCCTCCCCCAATTTAGTTGTTACAATAATATTAATAGTTGGATtgatagttatttttgtttttaaatctgTATTGATAGTTTTGCGAATTCTAAAAACAATCTCTTCAACATATATTATGATATTACATGTTTACTTCCCTAGAACAGTCCCATGCATCAGACCAATGCAAACAAGTCCAACAGTAACACAAAAGTGACGTGAAGAGATGATTTTTACCTGTGATTTTTAAAACAGTCGTTGAAAAGTGAATAATTTTAGTTGGACATGTGAGTAAATAAGTCCAATAGTAAACAAGTCCTTATATAAGAATAGATTttgaaatcatattaaaattcaaacatatatatatatatatatatatatatatatatatatatatatatatatatatatatatatatagcctgTACGGGGGACAACTGTTTTATTCATTAGGTAGATAGATAAAGTATATGCtaattgttatatttgtttttaattatttatattaattttatctataattatgtcatgttatgttaattatttttacttatatgtTAATTGctatataaatatttagaaaattgttatataaattgttcattttcttttataaattataaccacactaattttcaacaaaaaaatataacaacacTAATTATTTCATTTGCTATATAACTTTAGCAATTatacattaatttcttttagttATCTAATTTTTGGTACAGTTTCAAATACGTTAATTGATTAGGTTTTTTCATTTAGGTGTTaggttttaaatttctttttggtTGATAGATAAACTAGTTTatacaagaaaaattaattaactatatatcat
This window harbors:
- the LOC100793699 gene encoding UDP-glycosyltransferase 91A1; translation: MARTEEKLHIVMFPWLAFGHLIPNLELAKLIAQKGHNISFVSTPRNIERLPKLSPNLASFIKFVKLPLPKVDKLPENAEATTDVPYDVVQYLKKAYDDLEEPLTRFLESSKVDWLFYDLIPFWAGTVASKLGIKSAFYSICTPPCMGFLGPPSVLMGEDPVRTKLKGFTVTPPWISFPTTVAYRYFEMMRNSDAVSDNDSGISDMYRFGAVIKNCDIVVIRGCTEFEPEWFQVLENIYQKPVLPVGQLINREFEGDEDNITTWQWMKDWLDKQPCGSVVYVAFGSEAKPSQDEVTQIALGLEESKTRFFWVLRVQRGPWDPDVLRLPEGFEERTKGRGIVCTSWAPQLKILSHVAVGGFLTHSGWTSVVEAVQNEKPLILLAFLADQGLNARVLEEKKMGYSVPRDERDGSITSDAIANSIRLVMVEDEGRVYREKIKEVKDLFVNTVRQEKYIDELLHYLSRNLSNC